In Blautia sp. SC05B48, a single genomic region encodes these proteins:
- a CDS encoding AAA family ATPase produces MIELEFLKEQNVSENLIHGIEEFRKNYNVDEGAAARVSRPSIPFYGKEILEMSIAGLLEGENLLLAGPKATGKNILAENLAYAFGRPVYNVSFHVNTNSGDLIGTDTFVNNEVCLRKGSIYQCAEYGGFGILDEINMAKNDAVSVLHATLDYRRSIDVPGYDRIDLHPAARFIGTMNYGYAGTKELNEALVSRFLVIDMPAQTEETLGFIFRKMFPEAKEKAVEQFIGVFMDLQKKSVNSEISTKALDLRGLLAAMKIVRAGLSPLAAVQMGVVNKTFDIFEKEIVDDVVRTRIPEEWTKDDVYA; encoded by the coding sequence ATGATAGAATTAGAATTTTTAAAAGAACAGAACGTTTCCGAAAACCTGATCCACGGCATTGAGGAATTTCGAAAAAATTATAACGTTGATGAGGGGGCTGCAGCCAGAGTTTCCAGACCATCCATACCGTTCTACGGAAAAGAAATCCTGGAAATGTCCATTGCAGGACTTCTGGAAGGAGAAAATCTTCTTCTTGCAGGCCCAAAGGCCACGGGAAAAAATATCCTGGCAGAAAATCTGGCATATGCTTTTGGCCGCCCGGTTTACAATGTATCTTTCCATGTCAATACAAACAGCGGAGACCTGATCGGAACGGATACCTTTGTAAACAATGAAGTCTGCCTCCGAAAAGGGAGCATCTATCAGTGTGCCGAGTATGGTGGCTTCGGTATTCTGGATGAGATCAATATGGCAAAGAACGATGCGGTCTCTGTCCTTCATGCAACTCTGGACTATCGCCGCTCCATTGATGTTCCGGGCTATGACCGGATCGACCTTCATCCTGCGGCACGTTTTATCGGAACCATGAACTACGGATATGCAGGAACAAAGGAGCTGAACGAAGCTCTTGTTTCTCGTTTCCTGGTGATCGATATGCCAGCGCAGACAGAAGAAACCCTGGGATTTATTTTCCGCAAAATGTTCCCGGAAGCAAAGGAAAAGGCAGTGGAACAGTTTATCGGTGTATTTATGGATCTTCAGAAGAAATCCGTAAACAGCGAGATCTCTACAAAAGCGCTGGATCTTCGAGGACTTCTGGCTGCCATGAAGATTGTTCGTGCAGGACTTTCTCCCCTGGCAGCAGTGCAGATGGGTGTGGTGAACAAAACCTTCGATATTTTTGAAAAGGAGATCGTGGACGATGTAGTCCGTACAAGGATCCCGGAAGAATGGACAAAGGACGATGTCTATGCATAA
- a CDS encoding nitric oxide reductase activation protein, which produces MHKDLTEELSIEDYKMELENRIRNLLWTVSGDYTLDVKPDVSLFLRSKEIALYDGIKQGAFARYFDKNLLGLYLVKKIYLDASETELTGLTQLCIEAAVGERICEERPGVRRMRKKALEDILDQEYETLPSYDKLLDRLKIAVFRDVLTGSVQPLEKKLSAFRDQIYACAESGDTMELIRIIDSLYNTVIDPDFEKKNGSLERVMAVTLEELTEFGWEDYLNEEMYEEALENYVEKLTDRMTDIEDSSLTQDMEEKRKVKNKITVISEEALQKAHTYVELNFGKTYLTPAEEKRMNHLMCRGIHGDCSLYFTEGILKNPVRDNYQYQYAKRLRNKNIWTYHDKHRIAKRNIAILTELLKKALVIRSENQEVLSDRGTIVPSRLWRIGRSCEANLFKRILRGDNTDFVVDILIDASGSQMSRQGDVALQAYMISSALSNVDIPHRVMSYCTFWDHTILHRFREYDDPVSADEDIFNYVTSSNNRDGLAIKAAGYSLLQREEEKKILIILSDGRPYDVIINRPNAKNPAPYQGKYAISDTASEVRRLRSQGVSVLGVFAGEEKDLPAEKKIFGKDFAYIRDIGNFSKIVGRYLTKQLEADN; this is translated from the coding sequence ATGCATAAAGATCTGACAGAAGAACTTTCTATAGAAGATTACAAGATGGAGCTGGAAAATCGGATCCGTAATCTCCTCTGGACGGTAAGCGGCGATTATACCCTGGATGTGAAGCCGGATGTATCGCTGTTTCTCCGCTCAAAAGAGATTGCTCTTTACGATGGAATCAAACAGGGTGCTTTTGCCAGATATTTTGACAAAAATCTTCTTGGTCTTTATCTTGTAAAAAAAATCTATCTGGATGCATCTGAGACGGAGCTGACCGGGCTGACACAGCTCTGTATTGAAGCGGCAGTGGGAGAGCGGATCTGCGAAGAGCGCCCGGGGGTTCGCCGCATGAGAAAAAAAGCTCTGGAAGATATTCTGGATCAGGAATATGAAACCCTGCCTTCCTACGATAAGCTGTTAGACAGGCTGAAAATTGCAGTATTCCGTGATGTACTTACAGGAAGCGTACAGCCTCTGGAGAAAAAACTGTCTGCATTCCGGGATCAGATCTATGCCTGCGCAGAAAGCGGAGACACCATGGAACTGATTCGGATCATCGACAGCCTCTATAATACGGTCATCGATCCGGACTTTGAGAAGAAAAACGGTTCCCTTGAACGGGTAATGGCGGTGACCCTGGAAGAACTGACGGAATTTGGCTGGGAAGACTACCTTAATGAAGAGATGTATGAGGAAGCCCTGGAAAATTATGTGGAAAAGCTCACAGACCGGATGACAGATATTGAAGATTCCTCGCTGACACAGGATATGGAAGAAAAACGTAAGGTGAAAAACAAGATCACGGTGATTTCAGAGGAAGCTCTTCAGAAAGCTCATACCTATGTGGAACTGAATTTTGGAAAAACCTATCTCACACCTGCAGAAGAAAAAAGAATGAACCATCTTATGTGCCGGGGAATACACGGAGACTGCAGCCTGTATTTTACAGAAGGAATCCTGAAAAATCCGGTTCGTGATAATTATCAGTACCAGTATGCAAAGCGTCTGCGTAATAAGAACATATGGACCTATCATGACAAGCACAGAATTGCAAAACGAAATATTGCCATATTGACTGAACTCCTGAAAAAAGCACTGGTGATCCGAAGTGAAAACCAGGAAGTCCTATCAGACCGTGGAACTATCGTTCCTTCCAGGCTGTGGCGTATAGGCAGAAGCTGTGAGGCAAATCTTTTCAAGAGGATTCTTCGTGGAGACAATACGGATTTTGTGGTGGATATACTGATCGATGCCAGTGGTTCACAGATGAGCCGACAGGGAGATGTGGCACTGCAGGCTTATATGATCAGTTCTGCCCTGAGCAATGTGGACATCCCTCATCGGGTTATGAGCTACTGCACATTCTGGGATCATACGATCCTGCACAGGTTCCGGGAATATGATGATCCGGTTTCGGCAGATGAGGATATTTTCAATTATGTGACTTCCTCCAACAATCGGGACGGGCTTGCCATAAAAGCAGCGGGATACAGTCTTTTGCAGAGAGAAGAGGAAAAAAAGATCCTGATCATCTTAAGTGACGGACGCCCCTACGATGTGATCATAAACCGTCCCAATGCAAAGAATCCGGCCCCTTACCAGGGAAAATATGCCATTTCAGATACTGCATCAGAGGTGCGGCGTCTTCGGAGCCAGGGCGTCAGTGTTCTGGGGGTATTTGCAGGCGAAGAGAAGGATCTTCCGGCGGAAAAGAAGATTTTTGGAAAGGATTTTGCCTATATCCGTGATATCGGAAATTTCTCGAAGATCGTAGGACGATATCTGACAAAACAGCTGGAGGCGGACAACTGA
- a CDS encoding OPT family oligopeptide transporter: MNKNTEFKPYIPAEKVTPELTVTSVIMGCILAVIFGAANAYLGLRVGMTVSASIPAAVISMGVIRVILRRNSILESNMVQTIGSAGESLAAGAIFTMPALFLWAEEGLSDKPGIVEITLIALCGGILGVLFMVPLRNALIVKEHATLLYPEGTACADVLLAGEEGGANASTVFSGMGLAAIFKFVVDGLKLLPADVSAAFKSFKGEIGMEVYPALLGVGYIVGPKIASYMFTGSLIGWMVIIPLICLFGPDTWMYPAAEGTTIAQLYANGGAAAIWSTYVKYIGAGAIATGGIISLIKSLPLIVTTFRDSMKSMKGSKNTSTERTAQDLPMQFILLGIVAMVFIIWIVPAIPVTLLGAFIIVVFGFFFATVSSRMVGLVGSSNNPVSGMAIATLLIATFAIKSSGKTGIDGMTAAIAVGSVICIIAAIAGDTSQDLKTGYLLGATPKKQQMGEMLGVVVSGLAIGGVLYLLNAAWGYGTAEIPAPQAQLMKMIVEGIMGGNLPWGLVFVGVFLAICLEILRIPVMPFAIGLYLPIYLNATIMIGGIVRGLLDRRKGVDEKTKTAQATDGTLYCAGMIAGEGLVGILLAIFAVVGISLDMSGVVSLGNIGGVVLMIIMILSLLKFSIWRKKKA, encoded by the coding sequence ATGAACAAAAACACAGAGTTCAAACCTTACATTCCTGCGGAGAAAGTCACTCCGGAGCTCACAGTTACATCTGTGATCATGGGATGTATCCTTGCTGTCATCTTCGGTGCAGCCAATGCTTACCTTGGCCTTCGTGTTGGTATGACAGTATCTGCCTCCATTCCGGCGGCAGTTATCTCCATGGGTGTTATCCGCGTGATTCTTCGTAGAAACTCCATTCTGGAGAGCAATATGGTCCAGACCATCGGCTCAGCCGGTGAGTCTCTTGCAGCAGGTGCTATCTTCACCATGCCTGCACTGTTCCTCTGGGCAGAGGAAGGACTTTCAGACAAGCCAGGCATCGTTGAGATCACTCTGATCGCACTTTGCGGTGGTATCCTTGGTGTACTTTTTATGGTGCCCCTTCGTAATGCCCTCATCGTTAAGGAGCATGCAACTCTTCTCTATCCGGAAGGAACTGCCTGTGCAGACGTTCTTCTTGCCGGTGAGGAAGGAGGAGCCAATGCTTCCACAGTATTCTCCGGTATGGGACTTGCTGCTATCTTCAAATTTGTTGTTGATGGACTGAAGCTTCTTCCGGCAGATGTTTCAGCAGCATTTAAATCCTTCAAGGGTGAGATCGGTATGGAGGTTTATCCGGCACTTCTCGGTGTTGGTTATATCGTAGGACCGAAGATCGCATCATACATGTTTACAGGTTCTCTTATTGGCTGGATGGTCATCATCCCGCTGATCTGCCTGTTCGGACCTGACACATGGATGTACCCGGCAGCAGAGGGAACAACAATTGCCCAGCTTTACGCAAACGGCGGAGCAGCAGCAATCTGGTCTACTTATGTTAAGTATATCGGCGCAGGTGCCATCGCAACAGGTGGTATCATTTCTCTGATCAAATCCCTGCCGCTGATCGTTACAACCTTCCGTGACTCCATGAAGAGCATGAAGGGAAGCAAGAACACAAGCACAGAGAGAACAGCACAGGATCTTCCGATGCAGTTCATCCTTCTCGGTATTGTTGCAATGGTATTTATCATCTGGATCGTTCCGGCAATCCCGGTGACTCTTCTTGGTGCATTTATCATCGTAGTTTTTGGATTCTTCTTTGCAACAGTATCTTCCCGTATGGTAGGTCTTGTAGGAAGCTCCAACAACCCGGTTTCCGGTATGGCTATCGCTACTCTTCTGATCGCCACATTTGCGATCAAGAGCTCCGGTAAAACAGGTATCGACGGAATGACAGCAGCAATCGCTGTTGGTTCTGTTATCTGTATCATCGCAGCAATTGCCGGTGATACCTCTCAGGACCTTAAGACAGGATACCTTCTTGGTGCTACACCTAAGAAGCAGCAGATGGGCGAGATGCTCGGTGTTGTTGTTTCAGGTCTTGCTATTGGCGGTGTTCTGTATCTTCTGAATGCAGCATGGGGCTACGGTACAGCAGAGATCCCTGCTCCGCAGGCTCAGCTTATGAAGATGATCGTTGAGGGAATCATGGGTGGAAACCTTCCATGGGGACTTGTATTTGTAGGTGTATTCCTTGCAATCTGCCTTGAGATCCTCCGTATCCCGGTAATGCCTTTCGCAATCGGTCTTTACCTTCCGATCTACCTGAACGCAACTATCATGATCGGTGGTATCGTTCGTGGATTACTTGACCGCAGAAAAGGCGTTGACGAAAAAACCAAGACAGCTCAGGCTACAGATGGTACCCTGTACTGTGCTGGTATGATCGCCGGCGAGGGTCTTGTTGGAATTCTTCTTGCGATCTTTGCAGTTGTCGGTATCAGTCTTGATATGTCCGGCGTTGTAAGCCTTGGAAATATCGGCGGTGTTGTGCTGATGATCATCATGATCCTGTCACTGCTTAAATTCTCTATCTGGAGAAAGAAGAAAGCCTGA
- a CDS encoding PqqD family protein, with translation MRKNKKDKKQDINYLDLIPETNQSIRWHRDLKQRIILEIENKGMFNTIAQKVFGKPRFSKVHLDEMGTFIWPEIDGAKTVQELALLVKEHFGDKAEPLYPRIVKYFQIMESYEFVHFINKKTEK, from the coding sequence ATGAGAAAAAACAAAAAGGATAAGAAACAGGATATCAACTATCTTGATCTGATCCCGGAAACAAACCAGTCGATCCGGTGGCACCGGGACCTGAAGCAGCGGATCATTCTTGAGATAGAGAATAAGGGTATGTTCAATACCATCGCGCAGAAGGTTTTTGGCAAGCCAAGGTTTTCCAAGGTTCATCTTGATGAAATGGGAACTTTTATCTGGCCTGAGATCGATGGAGCCAAAACCGTGCAGGAGCTTGCCCTGCTGGTGAAAGAACATTTCGGAGATAAGGCAGAACCGCTTTATCCGAGAATCGTAAAATACTTTCAGATAATGGAAAGCTATGAATTTGTTCATTTTATAAATAAAAAGACAGAGAAATAG
- a CDS encoding YitT family protein, whose product MSLVEKKNWYLDYLLIIVGTGLMALAINSVFDATGLVTGGFSGIAILVKHWTGGIIDGGVPLWLTNITLNIPLFFLGWRIKGFSFVKKALVGEISLSTWLAIQPVWNIAGDDLLLAAVYGGVILGIGIGMVFLGQGTTGGTDMMAALIQKYISHYSIAQIMQFIDGLIVIVGMYVFGIQRALYAIIAVYLVTKVSDSLIEGLKFSKQTFIITEKPDEVARVIMEDLDRGATGICGKGMYSGQEKTIIFCVVNKKEIVKLKEMVDDIDPNAFVIVSDAREVHGEGFIEKN is encoded by the coding sequence ATGAGTCTTGTGGAAAAAAAGAACTGGTATCTGGATTATCTTCTGATCATAGTAGGAACCGGGCTGATGGCACTTGCCATCAATTCCGTTTTTGATGCAACCGGGCTGGTAACAGGCGGCTTTTCCGGTATTGCGATCCTGGTGAAGCACTGGACCGGTGGAATCATAGATGGCGGAGTTCCGCTGTGGCTTACCAACATCACGCTGAACATCCCGCTGTTTTTTCTGGGATGGCGGATCAAAGGCTTTTCCTTTGTAAAAAAAGCTCTGGTCGGTGAGATCTCCCTCTCAACCTGGCTTGCCATTCAGCCGGTGTGGAATATTGCGGGAGATGATCTTCTTCTGGCTGCTGTATACGGTGGCGTAATCCTGGGAATCGGCATCGGAATGGTTTTCCTCGGACAGGGAACCACAGGCGGAACGGATATGATGGCAGCACTGATCCAGAAGTATATAAGTCATTATTCCATCGCACAGATCATGCAGTTTATTGATGGGCTTATTGTGATCGTGGGAATGTATGTGTTCGGTATCCAGCGGGCCCTGTATGCCATCATTGCGGTTTATCTGGTAACAAAAGTATCCGACAGTCTGATCGAAGGTCTGAAGTTTTCCAAACAAACATTTATCATCACGGAGAAGCCGGATGAGGTTGCCAGAGTCATTATGGAAGACCTGGATCGCGGAGCGACAGGGATCTGTGGCAAGGGGATGTATTCGGGTCAGGAGAAGACGATCATCTTCTGTGTGGTAAACAAAAAGGAAATTGTGAAGCTGAAAGAGATGGTAGATGATATCGATCCCAACGCTTTTGTGATCGTTTCCGATGCAAGAGAAGTTCATGGAGAAGGTTTTATAGAGAAAAATTAG
- a CDS encoding PucR family transcriptional regulator, producing the protein MISNQVLQNTLEGLKEISRTEFCVIDTDGKVLASTFSDFEIQPADIQAFVESQADSQLVKGFQYFKVCDDYQLEYVLVAHGDDEDTYMVGKLAAFQIQNLIVAYKERFDKDSFIKNLLLDNLLLVDIYNRAKKLHIEADVRRVVMILELNQEKDHSSVESVKSLFGGKSRDFITAVDEKSIIIVKELEEGEGYPEMDKLAHTIMDTLDLNKDGEDVHMAYGTIVNELKEVSRSYKEARMALDVGKIFFGDREVIAYSSLGIGRLIYQLPIPMCKMFIREIFDNKSPDDFDEETLVTIDKFFENSLNVSETSRQLYIHRNTLVYRLDKLQKSTGLDLRVFEDAITFKIALMAVRYMKYMETLEY; encoded by the coding sequence ATGATATCGAATCAGGTGTTACAGAATACGCTCGAGGGACTTAAAGAAATATCAAGGACGGAATTTTGTGTCATTGACACAGACGGCAAGGTACTTGCGTCTACCTTTTCTGATTTTGAAATCCAGCCGGCAGATATCCAGGCTTTTGTAGAATCCCAGGCAGACAGCCAGCTTGTCAAGGGATTTCAGTACTTTAAGGTCTGTGATGATTATCAGTTGGAATATGTCCTGGTAGCCCACGGAGATGATGAGGATACTTATATGGTAGGCAAGCTTGCAGCCTTCCAGATCCAGAATCTGATCGTTGCGTACAAGGAGCGTTTTGACAAAGACAGCTTTATCAAGAATCTTCTTCTTGATAATCTTCTTCTGGTGGATATTTACAACAGAGCGAAGAAGCTTCATATTGAAGCAGATGTCCGTCGTGTAGTTATGATCCTGGAACTGAACCAGGAGAAAGATCACAGCTCTGTAGAGAGCGTGAAGAGCCTTTTTGGCGGAAAGAGCAGAGATTTTATCACTGCTGTTGATGAGAAGAGCATCATTATTGTCAAGGAACTGGAAGAGGGAGAGGGCTATCCGGAGATGGATAAGCTGGCTCATACTATTATGGATACTCTGGATCTGAATAAAGATGGTGAGGATGTCCACATGGCATACGGTACCATTGTCAATGAGTTGAAAGAAGTTTCACGTTCCTACAAGGAAGCGCGTATGGCCCTTGATGTAGGTAAGATCTTCTTCGGAGACAGGGAAGTTATCGCATACAGCTCACTTGGAATCGGACGACTGATCTATCAGCTGCCTATTCCTATGTGTAAGATGTTTATCCGCGAGATCTTTGATAACAAATCTCCGGATGATTTCGATGAGGAGACACTTGTCACCATCGATAAATTCTTTGAGAACAGTCTGAACGTATCTGAAACTTCACGTCAGCTGTATATCCACAGAAATACGCTGGTATATCGTCTGGATAAACTCCAGAAGAGTACAGGCCTTGATCTGAGAGTGTTTGAGGATGCCATTACATTTAAGATCGCGCTGATGGCTGTTCGATATATGAAATATATGGAGACATTAGAGTATTAA
- the ftsE gene encoding cell division ATP-binding protein FtsE, translating into MIDLVDVSKSYGPGLPAVNHANLHVDKGEFVFVVGSSGSGKSTLIKLLMKELDSTSGTITVSGERLEKMKHRRVAKYRRKLGVVFQDFRLLKDRNVYENVAFAQRVIGRPTRVIRKRVPEVLQEVGLAGKYKAYPDELSGGEQQRVALARALVNRPDILLADEPTGNLDPKTSEEIMALMEQINDRGTTVLVVTHNKDIVNAMRKRVVTMHNGKIISDEKEGGYHEA; encoded by the coding sequence ATGATCGATCTTGTAGATGTGAGCAAATCTTACGGCCCGGGTCTTCCGGCTGTGAATCATGCGAACTTACATGTTGATAAAGGGGAATTCGTATTTGTAGTAGGAAGCAGTGGCTCCGGTAAATCCACACTGATCAAGCTTCTGATGAAAGAACTGGATTCTACCAGCGGAACGATCACAGTCAGCGGGGAACGTCTGGAGAAGATGAAACACAGACGCGTTGCCAAGTATCGCAGAAAGCTTGGGGTAGTATTTCAGGATTTCCGTCTTTTAAAAGACCGTAATGTATATGAGAATGTAGCATTTGCGCAGCGTGTCATAGGAAGACCTACCCGTGTGATACGCAAACGTGTGCCGGAGGTTCTCCAGGAGGTAGGACTTGCAGGAAAGTATAAGGCATACCCGGATGAGCTTTCCGGTGGTGAGCAGCAGAGAGTTGCTCTTGCCAGAGCACTGGTAAACCGCCCTGACATCCTTCTGGCAGATGAGCCGACCGGAAACCTGGATCCGAAAACCTCTGAAGAGATCATGGCTCTGATGGAGCAGATCAATGACAGAGGAACCACAGTTCTGGTAGTTACCCACAATAAGGACATCGTCAATGCCATGCGTAAGCGAGTAGTCACCATGCACAACGGCAAGATCATCAGCGATGAGAAAGAGGGAGGATATCATGAGGCCTAG
- the ftsX gene encoding permease-like cell division protein FtsX produces the protein MRPSTIWYTLKQGFKNIKRNWMFSLACIITMAACIFLVGIFYSIVNNVGNIAHKVEEEVPITVFFDEGTSEEEIQAIGDAIQSRPEVARMDYQSADQAWEEYKQKYFGDEDAADGFKDDNPLANSSNYQVYLNDITKQTELVNYIQGLEHVRKVNQSEQASRTLGSINKLVSYVSIAVIAILLIISIFLISNTVSMGISVRKEEIGIMKYIGATDAFVRLPFLLEGMILGVIGAAIPLICLFFLYNSAVEFILTKFNVLTGIVDFIPIWQIYEGLVPMGLGLGVGIGLLGSFFTTRKHLRV, from the coding sequence ATGAGGCCTAGTACGATCTGGTATACCCTGAAGCAGGGCTTTAAGAATATAAAAAGAAACTGGATGTTTTCCCTGGCATGTATCATCACGATGGCAGCCTGCATTTTTCTGGTAGGCATTTTCTATTCCATCGTGAACAACGTCGGTAATATTGCCCATAAGGTGGAAGAAGAAGTACCGATCACAGTATTCTTTGATGAGGGCACTTCAGAGGAAGAGATCCAGGCGATCGGCGATGCCATTCAGTCCAGGCCGGAAGTGGCCAGGATGGACTATCAGTCCGCAGATCAGGCATGGGAAGAATACAAACAGAAATATTTTGGAGATGAAGATGCGGCAGATGGATTTAAAGATGATAACCCTCTTGCCAATTCATCCAATTATCAGGTATATCTTAATGATATTACTAAGCAGACAGAACTGGTGAATTATATCCAGGGACTGGAACATGTCCGGAAGGTAAATCAGTCTGAACAGGCATCCAGGACACTTGGTTCCATTAACAAGCTGGTTTCTTATGTGTCGATTGCCGTGATCGCAATCCTTTTGATCATTTCCATATTCCTGATCAGCAATACAGTATCTATGGGTATTTCTGTCCGCAAGGAAGAAATCGGAATTATGAAATACATAGGAGCTACAGATGCTTTTGTACGACTGCCATTCCTTCTGGAAGGTATGATCCTCGGTGTGATCGGTGCGGCGATACCGCTGATCTGCCTGTTTTTCCTGTATAATTCCGCTGTAGAGTTTATTCTGACAAAATTCAATGTATTGACAGGAATCGTGGATTTCATTCCAATCTGGCAGATTTATGAGGGTCTGGTTCCCATGGGACTTGGACTTGGTGTGGGAATCGGTCTTCTGGGAAGCTTTTTCACAACAAGAAAACATCTCAGAGTATAA
- a CDS encoding S41 family peptidase, translating to MKNKEFKKGIAIGVAATLVVTGAVFTSYQKVLFPKGNALSDVKTVQKLNYLEELIDEEYLDEKDESSLREGLYAGLLAGLKDPYSTYYTAEQYKELNTSNEGSYVGIGAVLQKDDTGGAKIIQLYEGGPGEQAGLKKGDAIKAVDGADVTDKETSDIAAMVRDSEKASVMLTIQRENEEKTRDVKVEIRDVEIQTVSHEMLSEDTGYIRISEFSEVTSEQYKKAFADLKDQGMKKLVVDLRDNPGGLLTAVCGVLRQILPEGLIVYTEDKNGKKEEETCDGKNELDMPLAVLVNGNSASASEIFAGAVKDYGIGTIVGTTTYGKGVVQTIHSLTDGSAVKITIAKYFTPKGNDINKKGINPDVEAGLSGDITDWTELTHKEDTQLQTALKEIGQS from the coding sequence ATGAAAAATAAAGAATTCAAAAAAGGTATAGCCATTGGAGTGGCAGCAACGCTGGTTGTGACAGGCGCTGTTTTTACCAGCTATCAGAAAGTACTGTTTCCGAAAGGCAATGCGCTTTCCGATGTGAAAACGGTTCAGAAGCTGAATTACCTGGAAGAACTGATCGATGAAGAATATCTGGATGAAAAAGACGAAAGCAGCCTGCGTGAGGGGCTTTATGCTGGCCTGCTTGCCGGCCTGAAGGATCCGTACTCCACCTATTACACAGCAGAACAGTATAAAGAGCTGAATACTTCCAATGAAGGCTCCTACGTAGGGATCGGTGCCGTTCTTCAGAAGGATGACACCGGAGGGGCAAAGATCATACAGCTTTATGAGGGTGGTCCTGGAGAACAGGCAGGACTGAAAAAGGGAGATGCGATCAAGGCAGTAGATGGAGCTGATGTTACAGACAAAGAAACTTCCGATATTGCTGCCATGGTCCGTGACAGTGAGAAAGCTTCCGTAATGCTGACCATACAGCGGGAAAACGAAGAGAAAACCCGGGATGTCAAAGTGGAGATCCGGGATGTGGAGATCCAGACCGTTTCCCATGAGATGCTTTCCGAAGACACCGGCTATATCCGGATCTCCGAATTTTCTGAGGTGACCAGCGAGCAGTATAAAAAAGCATTTGCAGATCTGAAGGATCAGGGAATGAAGAAGCTGGTTGTGGATCTCCGTGATAATCCGGGCGGTCTTCTTACTGCAGTCTGCGGCGTACTCCGCCAGATACTTCCGGAAGGACTGATCGTCTATACAGAGGACAAAAATGGAAAGAAGGAAGAGGAAACCTGCGACGGAAAAAATGAACTGGACATGCCGCTGGCTGTTCTGGTAAACGGAAACAGTGCCAGTGCATCTGAGATCTTTGCGGGGGCGGTGAAGGACTACGGGATTGGAACGATTGTAGGAACAACTACCTATGGAAAGGGAGTGGTGCAGACCATCCATTCTCTTACCGATGGCAGTGCGGTAAAGATCACTATCGCAAAATATTTTACGCCAAAGGGCAATGATATCAACAAAAAAGGAATCAATCCGGATGTGGAAGCAGGGCTTTCCGGAGACATCACAGACTGGACAGAACTTACACATAAAGAAGACACGCAGCTTCAGACAGCCCTGAAAGAGATTGGACAGAGCTGA
- a CDS encoding L-rhamnose mutarotase yields the protein MERHAFAMKVKEGKMNDYRKILGEIWPELTAYLDRNGIHNFSIWNAADLVFGYYENADGAVISPEEEKVKAALTEKIGNTFTWISTPGKDMRLMYHNFGVVRENKELIRHRMFMTKLKDGCEEEYKARHDGLVAQRGETIDPGPDSNFSIWSAGGYIFGYDEIDITMEVEETPEARAATIAWETRQLGIMDWITNDVDWMTKEVHPSSVRLAWHN from the coding sequence ATGGAACGACATGCTTTTGCAATGAAAGTAAAAGAAGGAAAAATGAATGATTACCGTAAGATCTTAGGCGAGATCTGGCCGGAGCTTACTGCATATCTTGACCGTAACGGCATCCATAATTTCAGCATCTGGAATGCGGCAGACCTTGTATTCGGATATTACGAAAATGCAGACGGAGCGGTGATCTCTCCGGAAGAGGAGAAAGTAAAGGCAGCATTGACTGAAAAGATAGGAAATACCTTTACCTGGATCTCTACTCCCGGAAAAGACATGCGCCTGATGTATCATAATTTTGGTGTTGTGCGAGAAAACAAAGAACTGATCCGCCACAGAATGTTCATGACAAAATTAAAAGACGGCTGTGAGGAAGAATATAAAGCCCGTCATGACGGACTTGTGGCACAAAGAGGCGAAACAATAGATCCGGGCCCGGACAGCAACTTCAGCATCTGGAGCGCAGGAGGATATATTTTTGGATATGATGAGATCGACATAACCATGGAAGTGGAAGAAACACCGGAAGCAAGAGCGGCAACCATCGCATGGGAGACACGCCAGCTCGGAATCATGGACTGGATCACCAACGATGTGGACTGGATGACAAAAGAAGTACATCCGTCAAGTGTACGTCTTGCATGGCATAATTAA